A section of the Leptotrichia buccalis C-1013-b genome encodes:
- a CDS encoding GlsB/YeaQ/YmgE family stress response membrane protein produces the protein MGIIAWIILGGLSGWIASIIMKKNTSMGVIANIVTGIIGAFIGGVVFNFIGAEKATGLNLHSILVSVVGACILLWIIGKINK, from the coding sequence ATGGGAATTATAGCATGGATAATACTTGGTGGTCTTTCTGGGTGGATAGCTAGTATAATAATGAAAAAAAATACTTCAATGGGAGTAATAGCTAATATAGTAACAGGAATAATAGGAGCTTTTATTGGAGGAGTAGTTTTTAATTTTATAGGAGCTGAAAAAGCTACAGGATTAAATCTTCACAGTATTCTAGTATCTGTAGTAGGAGCTTGTATTTTACTTTGGATTATTGGAAAAATTAATAAATAA
- a CDS encoding VOC family protein — MAVLHMLHACLRVENLEASIEFYEKAFGFKEDRRMDFPEHKFTIVYLTLPGESFEIELTYNYGHGPYTIGDGFSHLAIASDDLEGDNEKHKTLGYPTTDLMGLPGKPGHYYFVTDPDGYRMEVIRAK; from the coding sequence ATGGCTGTGTTACATATGCTGCATGCTTGTTTGCGTGTAGAAAATTTAGAAGCATCTATTGAATTTTATGAAAAAGCATTTGGATTTAAGGAAGATCGTCGTATGGATTTTCCAGAGCATAAATTTACTATTGTTTATTTGACTCTTCCAGGAGAAAGCTTTGAAATTGAATTGACTTACAATTATGGTCACGGTCCATATACAATTGGTGATGGTTTCTCACATCTTGCAATTGCTTCGGACGATCTTGAAGGAGATAATGAAAAACATAAAACATTAGGGTATCCAACAACAGATCTTATGGGCTTACCTGGAAAACCAGGACATTATTATTTTGTGACAGATCCAGATGGCTATCGTATGGAAGTAATTCGTGCAAAATAA
- a CDS encoding DUF4912 domain-containing protein has translation MEQLKKNRKRSYYRNYANEKLIRNQKNRSALKKLENLISMEVIEKEIIEKTLIKYFIMKRNRTFYRNFINRKLLGNLGKRYRRIFRTLNFNYEKISPDQIKRRYVETEINRSKFAKGVEFDGKSNHEDIYFDKAPLPAAYFVDEIVLMPKNPTTLFIYWEIRDDTFERLTSNNGIVDNVIIKLYKDGYEYRKIIRHERIGSHYITEIDVNQNYEVSIGYEDAYGNFSEVAHSVEAISPNDKVSDNIDLLWGTVRLDGNTNQLIKYINTPVSTPEGREALGLPDARLDEDDEFIIEVIERLTKVGASESIIERKVIKGKLPHLKLDMSGSRSS, from the coding sequence ATGGAGCAATTAAAAAAGAATAGAAAAAGAAGTTATTACAGAAATTATGCTAACGAAAAATTAATCAGAAATCAAAAAAATAGAAGTGCACTTAAAAAATTAGAAAATCTTATTTCAATGGAAGTTATTGAAAAAGAAATTATCGAAAAAACGTTAATTAAATATTTCATAATGAAAAGAAACAGAACGTTTTATAGAAATTTTATCAATAGAAAGTTATTAGGAAATTTAGGAAAAAGATACAGAAGAATTTTTAGAACCTTGAATTTTAATTATGAAAAAATTTCACCAGACCAAATTAAACGTAGATACGTGGAAACAGAAATTAATCGTTCAAAATTTGCAAAAGGTGTAGAATTTGACGGAAAATCAAATCATGAAGATATTTACTTTGACAAGGCTCCATTACCGGCAGCATATTTTGTAGACGAAATCGTATTAATGCCAAAAAATCCTACAACATTATTTATATACTGGGAAATACGTGACGATACATTTGAAAGATTGACATCAAATAATGGAATAGTTGACAATGTTATCATAAAACTTTATAAAGATGGATATGAGTACAGAAAAATTATAAGACATGAAAGAATAGGGTCACATTATATAACTGAAATTGATGTAAATCAGAATTATGAAGTATCTATCGGATATGAAGATGCATATGGAAACTTCTCTGAAGTTGCACATTCTGTAGAAGCTATTTCCCCAAATGATAAAGTTTCTGATAATATAGATTTATTATGGGGAACTGTAAGATTAGATGGGAATACAAATCAATTAATAAAATATATAAATACGCCAGTTTCTACGCCTGAAGGAAGAGAAGCATTAGGATTGCCTGATGCACGTCTGGATGAAGATGACGAATTTATAATTGAAGTAATAGAAAGATTGACAAAAGTTGGAGCTTCAGAATCAATAATTGAAAGAAAAGTAATAAAAGGAAAACTTCCTCATCTTAAACTTGATATGAGCGGTTCAAGAAGTAGTTAA